One segment of Solanum lycopersicum chromosome 1, SLM_r2.1 DNA contains the following:
- the LOC138342083 gene encoding uncharacterized protein, whose product MRDRILTKVQATIGFISGVTAPKLVNHKRIHTPRDVIEDIRELFGVEISYQQAWRARERALEMLKGKPSEGFKQMSRYIWMLNKVYPNSYKRMQKTEDNKFMYLFIALRPLIRGFDYCRPVIVVDVAHLGGAYKGTFVSASTLDGAGCILPLAYGVVDTEND is encoded by the exons ATGCGGGATAGGATACTAACAAAAGTACAAGCAACAATTGGATTTATTAGTGGTGTGACTGCCCCTAAATTGGTAAATCATAAAAGAATCCATACACCTCGAGATGTAATTGAAGATATTAGAGAATTGTTTGGGGTTGAGATATCGTACCAACAAGCATGGCGTGCTAGAGAACGTGCACTAGAAATGCTCAAGGGTAAGCCATCAGAAGGATTTAAACAGATGTCGAGATACATATGGatgctaaataaagtgtatCCAAATTCATATAAAAGGATGCAAAAGACGGAAGATAATAAATTCATGTATCTGTTCATAGCCCTAAGACCGTTGATAAGAGGGTTCGACTACTGCAGGCCCGTAATTGTAGTGGATGTTGCACATCTTGGAGGGGCATACAAGGGTACttttgtatcagcaagcacactcgATGGTGCAG GATGCATATTGCCATTGGCATATGGTGTTGTAGACACTGAAAATGACTGA
- the LOC138342088 gene encoding uncharacterized protein, with translation MAKAYRKEDFDKLMAMVVKVDHRVKDYLEEVVPSSEYIFTVHEAGKRYTKCLERKTCTCGRFQHDEIPCAHAIAVLKHKNVTNLHSYCSDYYKPYALEKTYEVVMVPMPDKEDWNVPEYVLDEIVQPPRYRRLAGRPRKRRKKNAYDKITVNNNSRGQCGQVGHNRRTCTFFPKEN, from the exons ATGGCAAAAGCATACAGAAAGGaagattttgataaattaatggcTATGGTTGTGAAAGTTGATCATAGGGTGAAGGATTACCTTGAAGAA GTTGTTCCATCATCTGAATATATTTTCACAGTTCATGAAGCCGGAAAAAGATACACAAAATGCCTTGAGAGGAAAACTTGCACATGTGGAAGGTTTCAACATGATGAGATACCTTGCGCACACGCAATTGCAGTTTTGAAGCACAAGAATGTTACCAATTTGCACTCATATTGCTCTGATTACTACAAGCCGTATGCATTAGAAAAAACGTACGAGGTTGTAATGGTTCCAATGCCAGATAAGGAGGATTGGAACGTTCCAGAATATGTTTTAGATGAAATTGTCCAGCCACCTAGGTATAGAAGGTTGGCAGGACGACCAAGAAAGCGAAGAAAGAAAAATGCGTATGATAAAATAACAGTGAACAATAATAGTCGTGGGCAGTGTGGACAAGTAGGACATAACAGGAGAACTTGTACTTTCTTCCCGAAAGAGAATTGA
- the LOC138342090 gene encoding uncharacterized protein — MVDDNSTNERVEASKGGQLQNNLVLRLECKISQLEEELAHMHDLAKLSISLGTQFGENIDNPPNQTTMPNNPPINISRPEPTRPNTFPPPHAQNTQVPFHHYYQQTKPTFPETTPNTNIPYTLGNNNLNPIYVETAPLTHDLHESESHQKDILIKNLTERLDNLTNRVQHVEGNKKLGGLSYEDLCMHPDVELPEGYKLPKFEMFNGIGDPKAHLRMYCDKLVGVGRDERILMKLFMRSLTGEALSWYIEQDSQKWVEWVDMATDFMNRFGFNIENAPDWFYIQNLKKKSSESFREYAIRWRSEAARARPPMKESQMKDYFIRAQEPQYYDRMMLVAEKSFAEIIKLGERIEEGIKNGTIINLEALQATNKALQSGGMTESRKKTGSVMMAHGTKTPLRHKTINPPPSPYPHTPYPKHPSAPPPISPQPMRIYYQNAPPQYLHASYPVYNVQPTHFQTPPPTQTPNYRNRPSYERRPTKIYTPLAEPITQLYERLKQAGYVSPIPALPVDVRTKWYDPNKVCAYHSGMKGNNTEVCRALKDKVQMLIDTKTIQLKDPTPNVANNPLPNHQVNMVEAGDVWDWEESNWAVETEEAMSTTAQAPLIVQGLAPFEVEVVAPRPPFTVYRASSPIQCDTHVVPWDYNKRQMNVEETDVATGVTRSGRIYTSENLLSKTSSKISILELLQSSETHQNALLKIFGEAYVPSNITHGEVSQMVGQVFEAYKISFHKDELPLEGTTHNKALYISVQYQDKVINKALVDAGSGLNICPLSTLTRLGVDNAKIQTWKMNVRAFDGSQRGTIGEITLDMLIGPVTFPIAFKILDIPSSYNLLLSCPWIHMAGAVPSTLYQCLKFEWDYEEVVVHGEKGHPVYTIEGRENMDGEMYHTVELVGNIELQPWFSQKIIDMMAWFGFELGKVLGAELQGIVKPIQPVRHSTTLVWDISTLPKNGSIGNHLEMGFMGGSTDEISDDLKGLSLTKEEGKVCNVVINEEEKGGPSGSKEAKISVSNWTSTPSRPRRASGKIHYKNVDSETMAYNETAQLNINDLEEVKDNEVPEELIKRVKEFEEKPNPNLVETEVVNLGNAEVTHETRVSIHMIKEDKREYIEFLIENKDIFVWSYADMTGLSTSIVAHRLPTDPTCPPVKQKLRKYKPEMSLKIKEEVSKQLDAGILQVTEYPTWLANVIPVPKKDGKVRVCVDYRDLNKASPKDNFPLPNIHILIDNCAKHETQSFVDCFVGYHQIEMHKDDAEKTAFITP, encoded by the exons ATGGTTGACGACAACAGCACCAATGAAAGGGTAGAAGCTTCTAAGGGAGGACAACTTCAAAATAATCTTGTCCTAAGACTTGAGTGCAAGATTTCACAATTGGAAGAAGAGCTAGCCCATATGCATGATTTGGCCAAGTTGTCTATCTCTCTTGGAACCCAATTTGGAGAAAACATAGACAATCCTCCTAACCAAACAACCATGCCAAACAATCCTCCAATCAATATATCCCGACCTGAACCCACCCGTCCAAATACCTTTCCACCACCCCACGCCCAAAATACCCAAGTTCCATTTCACCACTATTACCAACAAACCAAACCAACCTTCCCAGAAACAACCCCAAACACAAATATCCCATATACTCTTGGAAACAACAACCTCAATCCAATATACGTGGAAACTGCCCCTCTGACCCATGACCTCCATGAATCAGAGTCCCATCAAAAAGACATCCTAATAAAAAACCTGACTGAGAGATTAGACAACTTAACCAACAGGGTACAACATGTTGAAGGAAATAAGAAGTTAGGAGGATTGAGCTATGAGGATCTGTGCATGCACCCTGATGTAGAACTGCCCGAAGGATACAAGCTTCCAAAATTTGAGATGTTCAATGGCATTGGGGATCCCAAAGCCCACCTACGAATGTATTGTGACAAACTTGTAGGGGTGGGAAGAGATGAGAGGATACTCATGAAGTTGTTTATGAGGAGTCTTACTGGGGAGGCCCTATCATGGTATATTGAGCAAGACTCGCAGAAATGGGTAGAATGGGTTGATATGGCAACTGATTTCATGAATAGGTTTGgttttaatattgaaaatgcACCTGATTGGTTTtacattcaaaatttgaagaagaaatcgAGTGAATCCTTCAGAGAATATGCCATAAGATGGAGGTCTGAAGCGGCTAGGGCCAGACCCCCTATGAAAGAATCTCAAATGAAAGACTATTTCATTCGTGCCCAAGAACCACAATACTATGACCGAATGATGCTAGTGGCTGAAAAGAGTTTCGCTGAAATCATCAAACTAGGCGAAAGAATTGAAGAAGGCATAAAGAATGGGACTATCATCAACTTGGAGGCTTTACAAGCAACCAACAAGGCTCTGCAATCTGGTGGAATGACAGAAAGTCGAAAGAAAACAGGTTCTGTAATGATGGCTCATGGAACTAAGACCCCTTTGAGGCACAAGACAATAAACCCACCACCATCCCCATACCCTCACACCCCATACCCTAAACATCCCTCAGCTCCACCCCCTATATCTCCCCAACCCATGCGTATATATTACCAAAACGCTCCTCCTCAATATTTGCATGCCTCATATCCTGTCTATAATGTTCAACCAACACACTTCCAAACTCCACCACCCACTCAAACACCAAATTACCGAAACAGACCTTCCTATGAAAGAAGACCTACAAAAATCTATACCCCTTTGGCTGAACCCATAACACAACTTTATGAAAGACTGAAACAGGCTGGGTACGTCTCCCCAATACCTGCATTACCAGTGGATGTTCGCACAAAATGGTATGACCCTAACAAGGTATGCGCCTACCATTCTGGGATGAAGGGTAACAACACCGAAGTTTGCAGAGCCCTTAAGGATAAGGTTCAAATGTTGATTGATACAAAAACCATCCAACTCAAGGATCCTACACCGAATGTTGCGAATAATCCTCTTCCTAACCATCAAGTCAACATGGTGGAAGCTGGTGATGTCTGGGATTGGGAAGAATCTAACTGGGCCGTCGAAACAGAAGAAGCCATGTCTACCACTGCCCAAGCACCACTAATAGTGCAAGGACTCGCCCCATTTGAAGTAGAAGTTGTTGCACCCAGACCACCGTTCACTGTCTATAGGGCATCCTCCCCAATACAATGTGATACACATGTTGTACCTTGGGATTACAACAAAAGACAAATGAATGTGGAAGAGACAGATGTTGCAACAGGGGTCACCAGATCTGGAAGAATTTACACTTCTGAAAATTTG TTGAGTAAAACCTCATCCAAAATATCAATTCTGGAGTTACTGCAATCTTCTGAAACTCATCAAAATGCCCTTCTGAAGATCTTTGGTGAAGCTTATGTCCCATCTAACATCACTCATGGAGAGGTATCCCAAATGGTGGGGCAGGTCTTTGAGGCTTACAAAATATCTTTTCACAAAGATGAGCTGCCACTCGAAGGAACAACTCACAATAAAGCTCTGTACATTTCAGTTCAATATCAGGATAAGGTGATAAACAAAGCATTAGTTGATGCAGGTTCAGGTTTAAACATTTGCCCTCTGAGCACACTGACGAGGCTGGGCGTGGATAATGCAAAAATTCAGACATGGAAGATGAATGTGAGGGCATTTGATGGCTCCCAGAGAGGCACTATTGGGGAGATAACCTTGGACATGCTCATTGGTCCTGTCACTTTCCCCATAGCTTTCAAAATTTTGGACATCCCTTCATCGTACAACTTATTGTTGAGTTGTCCATGGATTCATATGGCTGGAGCAGTTCCATCTACTCTTTACCAATGCCTGAAGTTTGAATGGGATTACGAAGAGGTTGTAGTCCATGGAGAAAAGGGTCATCCTGTATACACGATTGAAGGAAGAGAGAATATGGATGGTGAAATGTACCATACAGTGGAGCTTGTTGGTAATATTGAGTTGCAACCTTGGTTCAGCCAAAAAATCATAGATATGATGGCCTGGTTCGGTTTCGAGCTTGGGAAAGTATTGGGGGCTGAATTGCAAGGGATAGTGAAACCTATACAGCCTGTTCGACATTCCACCACTTTGGTTTGGGATATAAGTACACTACCGAAGAATGGCTCGATTGGCAACCACCTAGAGATGG GTTTCATGGGCGGCAGTACTGATGAGATCTCAGACGACTTGAAGGGGTTATCGCTAACCAAAGAAGAGGGGAAAGTTTGCAACGTCGTGATCAACGAGGAGGAGAAAGGGGGCCCTAGTGGAAGCAAGGAAGCAAAGATCAGCGTCAGCAACTGGACCTCGACTCCATCCAGACCTCGTCGAGCATCTGG CAAAATTCACTATAAAAATGTCGACTCTGAGACTATGGCATACAATGAGACTGCTCAACTTAATATTAATGACTTAGAAGAAGTCAAAGACAATGAGGTTCCCGAGGAGTTAATCAAAAGGGTTAAGGAATTCGAGGAAAAACCCAATCCAAACTTGGTAGAGACAGAAGTGGTGAATTTGGGAAATGCAGAGGTGACACATGAAACTCGAGTAAGCATCCATATGATAAAAGAAGACAAAAGAGAGTATATCGAGTTTCTCATAGAGAATAAAGATATTTTCGTGTGGTCCTACGCAGACATGACAGGGCTAAGTACTTCAATCGTAGCCCATCGACTGCCCACTGATCCAACATGTCCTCCAGTAAAACAGAAGCT